The window aagccccGCACCCCCCCCAAAAGGAACTTTCCCAACCGACACTGATTCCTTCCCACCGAGCCTGCGTGTCTTTTTAAAGGCGCGTCTCAGATTCGGCATCGCTTTTAGCACCGCCGACCGATCATCGTCTGGAAGGAAGGCCGCGCCAGGTCTAGACGCGGCCGCCGTCATTTTCTGACTCTCGAGACGGTGTCGTGGTGAATTCAGAAACCTGCAAGTGTCAACTTtcaagtctatttttttaacttctatTTGTAATAAACACTAGACACTATTTCCTTCTTAGAGTGGAAAACTATCCTTTTAATTAAAGGTGACATTTAGTTTCTTTGTTTTAAAGACAGTTTGTTAGTCTCCTTTCTTTTACAATATTTACTGAATATtggagaggtaaaaaaatatatatatattttaagatttggATAAATCCCTGTATTTGATCCCAACGCTAACGGCGAGCTTAATCCTGAACTCAACATTCAATTTCAATGAGAAAAATACAGGGtttgaaatgtatatatatatatatatatatatatatatatatatatatatatatatatatatatatatatatatatatatttttcaaaactgATGAAGATATTTAATTCTACACAAACGTAAGGCACAGGAACTATAAAACTAGCGTGCGTCAGTTTTCCGAAGCTCACTAATCCGTCGCGTTCGATTGCGCTCTTGTCAAACACTGCCCTCTTGCGGAGACCACCCGTCCCTACAGCTTGATGGAGCCGGCCTACGGGTTTCCATgagaaccaaaacaaaacaaaacaattccctCGCCTGGAGGAAAAAATGTCTACCGTTGGGCGAGATGAATCCGCCGTGGACATCGAGGTGGCGGAAGCGGAGCAATCTCCGAGCAAAAGTGAGGACGGCATTGGGGAGGATGCCTCCGAGCTCCTGCTGCGGGAgctggaagaggaggagggccACCTCAAACGACGTAACGCAGAGCTCCGGTTGAGGTTGGCCTTCTACTTCGGCAGGAATCCGGCTCCGGAAGAACAAcaagtagaagaagaagaagaacccgAACCGGGCAACAGGGACTACGAGGACTTACTGGAGCGCCTGGCGCGGCTCAAGAGGCTGGCCGCTTCCCAGTCAGAGCGGGCCGAGCGAGAGGAGCGGGAGTTGAGTCCGCGCCACCGAGAGGCGCTCGGCCAGGTgagccaccgccaccgccaccgccacctccCCACGCCGGGTTAGTTGGCTTTCCTTCCTTCCCAGGTGGAGGAAGAATGGCGAGCCCTGCTCTCGGTCAAAAGGAAACTGGCCCTTGGGGCGCTCCGCGCTCACTTGCCGTCCGAGGCGGCTCGCCACAAGGTGGATGGCGCGCTGGAGTCAGAGCGGGCGGGTCGCCACCGGCTCAGGAACCTGCGTCTCGAACACGCCGGGGCGGAGAGCGCGGTGGCCCGCCTGGAGGCCCAGCTGGCTGAGGAAGAGAAGGACCCGGAGCACGTGGCGCTCCGGGCCCAAAGGGACCAGGAG is drawn from Stigmatopora argus isolate UIUO_Sarg chromosome 20, RoL_Sarg_1.0, whole genome shotgun sequence and contains these coding sequences:
- the cfap184 gene encoding cilia- and flagella-associated protein 184, producing MSTVGRDESAVDIEVAEAEQSPSKSEDGIGEDASELLLRELEEEEGHLKRRNAELRLRLAFYFGRNPAPEEQQVEEEEEPEPGNRDYEDLLERLARLKRLAASQSERAEREERELSPRHREALGQVEEEWRALLSVKRKLALGALRAHLPSEAARHKVDGALESERAGRHRLRNLRLEHAGAESAVARLEAQLAEEEKDPEHVALRAQRDQERRTHRRRSREASRIRKSTERTLELLSNVKEKLHWSRTELRAKGEDLARLRLATSAGMDLLVRTRRARGDSRAHNAELGRSRGLLGNGRLLRDFGATVGASQELERQLEKLKRRREAFVVVRSGRMLSPHAPYENEDQLRETQLLN